A window from Vigna angularis cultivar LongXiaoDou No.4 chromosome 7, ASM1680809v1, whole genome shotgun sequence encodes these proteins:
- the LOC108337309 gene encoding uncharacterized protein LOC108337309, whose product MLVTTEDKSHVVVVDIHSDGCCQRSSATDEGCSDATDRSHEEQRSSHDPGSEIVGVCEKERRSSASECSVEVDLEEDSVPEVKVHLDKVERDCRICHLSMDMTNHESGTPIELGCSCKDDLAAAHKQCAEAWFKIKGNKTCEICGSIARNVAGAIEIQMTEQWNEGNDGSTAAQSGAAGATENRNFWQGHRFLNFLLACMVFAFVISWLFHFNVPS is encoded by the exons ATGTTGGTCACTACTGAGGACAAGTCTCATGTTGTTGTCGTTGACATACACAGTGATGGCTGTTGTCAACGGAGCTCGGCCACCGATGAGGGGTGTTCTGACGCCACCGACCGGTCGCATGAGGAGCAAAGGTCTTCCCATGATCCTGGCTCTGAGATAGTAGGAGTGTGTGAGAAGGAGAGAAGATCCTCTGCTTCAGAGTGTTCGGTGGAGGTGGATCTGGAGGAGGATTCAGTCCCCGAAGTTAAGGTGCATTTGGATAAAGTGGAGAGGGATTGTAGGATTTGCCATCTCAGCATGGATATGACCAACCATGAATCTGGTACTCCCATTGAGCTGGGATGCTCTTGCAAGGATGATTTGGCTGCTGCTCACAAGCAGTGTGCTGAGGCTTGGTTCAAGATCAAGGGCAACAA AACATGTGAAATCTGTGGATCAATTGCACGCAATGTAGCTGGAGCTATTGAAATTCAAATGACAGAACAATGGAATGAGGGAAATGATGGTTCGACGGCAGCACAATCTGGAGCCGCAGGAGCCACAGAAAATAGAAATTTCTGGCAGGGTCATCGTTTTTTGAACTTCCTGCTAGCATGTATGGTGTTTGCCTTTGTGATATCATGGCTCTTTCACTTTAATGTACCCTCTTGA
- the LOC108337771 gene encoding probable sucrose-phosphate synthase: MELGRDSDTGGQVKYVVELARALGSMPGVYRVDLLTRQVAAPDVDWSYAEPTEMLTPRDADDYGDDMGESSGSYIMSKSLGEQIGSGHAI, from the exons ATGGAGCTAGGACGTGATTCTGATACCGGTGGTCAG GTTAAGTATGTGGTGGAACTAGCGAGGGCATTGGGGTCTATGCCAGGAGTTTATCGGGTTGATTTGCTAACTAGACAAGTGGCGGCTCCGGATGTAGACTGGAGTTATGCGGAGCCAACAGAAATGTTGACACCAAGAGACGCGGATGATTATGGAGATGACATGGGAGAGAGTAGTGGTTCTTATATT ATGTCCAAATCTCTTGGGGAACAGATTGGCAGCGGGCATGCTATCTGA
- the LOC108337474 gene encoding uncharacterized protein LOC108337474, translated as MKKLCPNLAREDGLQTVLEVPIPEEIFTIKSGTSRAWHNMKSWMKPNVESSTSSSLFGDQNTDIQLLLGVVGAPLIPLPVTSHDQPITIKSHNIEASMAKYIVKQYVAAVGGESALNWVESMYAVGEVRVGTTEFSGSEECVSKKKMVKVKKMQKKGEVGGFVVWQKKPELWCLELVVSGYKISAGSDGKVAWRQTPWHHSHASRGPPRPLRRLLQGLDPRSTANLFNNSICIGEKTVNNEECFILKLEADSNTLQTRSSSNVEIIRHTVWGYFSQRTGLLVQLEDSHLLKLKTTANDAIFWETNMESLIQDYKTVDGINIAHAGKTWVTLSRFGEGPESHSKTRVKEVWKIEEVDFNIKGLSIDCFLPPSDLKKEEEKVVEDCRMAASNTKLPYKIQSASFKISVSKVAAVNVDDSSGSESDGDEEDM; from the exons ATGAAGAAACTCTGTCCCAATCTTGCTCGCGAGGATGGACTCCAAACCGTGCTCGAGGTTCCCATCCCAGAAGAGATTTTCACCATCAAAAGCGGAACCAGCAGAGCTTGGCATAACATGAAGTCATGGATGAAGCCAAACGTTGAATCTTCTACATCATCATCACTCTTTGGGGACCAAAATACTGATATCCAGCTCTTGCTTGGTGTTGTTGGAGCACCATTGATCCCTCTCCCTGTCACTTCTCACGACCAACCCATCACCATTAAATCCCATAACATT GAGGCTTCGATGGCGAAATACATAGTGAAACAGTACGTGGCGGCTGTGGGAGGAGAGAGTGCTTTGAATTGGGTGGAAAGCATGTACGCTGTGGGGGAGGTGAGGGTAGGGACAACAGAGTTTTCAGGAAGTGAAGAATGTGTGAGTAAGAAGAAGATGGTGAAAGTGAAGAAGATGCAGAAGAAAGGGGAAGTGGGAGGGTTTGTTGTGTGGCAGAAGAAGCCAGAACTGTGGTGTTTGGAGCTGGTTGTTTCTGGGTACAAAATCAGTGCCGGGAGTGATGGGAAAGTGGCATGGAGGCAAACACCATGGCACCATTCTCATGCTTCTCGTGGCCCACCAAGACCACTCAGGCGTTTACTTCAG GGTCTTGATCCAAGGTCCACAGCCAATTTGTTCAACAACTCCATATGCATTGGAGAGAAGACAGTGAATAACGAAGAATGTTTCATATTGAAACTTGAAGCAGATTCCAATACACTTCAAACAAGAAGTAGCAGCAACGTAGAGATTATACGTCACACTGTGTGGGGCTACTTCAGCCAAAGAACAGGTCTTTTGGTCCAATTAGAGGACTCTCACTTGCTGAAACTCAAAACCACAGCAAATGATGCTATATTCTGGGAAACCAACATGGAGTCTCTAATACAAGACTACAAAACTGTGGATGGAATTAACATAGCACATGCAGGAAAAACTTGGGTGACACTGTCTAGGTTTGGTGAAGGCCCAGAGAGCCATTCCAAAACCAGAGTAAAAGAGGTTTGGAAGATTGAAGAAGTGGATTTTAACATCAAAGGGTTGTCCATTGATTGCTTCCTACCACCCAGTGATTTgaagaaagaggaagaaaaagtggtGGAAGATTGTAGGATGGCTGCAAGCAATACAAAGTTACCTTACAAGATTCAATCTGCTTCTTTTAAGATTAGTGTTTCCAAAGTAGCTGCTGTTAATGTGGATGATTCAAGTGGTAGTGAAAGTGATGGTGATGAAGAAGACATGTAA